In Lasioglossum baleicum chromosome 1, iyLasBale1, whole genome shotgun sequence, the genomic window GCCCGGGCAACTTGCAGAGTGGTTATAATACAGCGAGTTTTTGAGCTATTTTAAGGCTCGTGGTGGGTGTTGGACCCCTCACCTTCGGACCTGCAGGTATGCCTCACCTCCCTTTTTGGCACCCTCCCCACTTCACCATAACACCATCGCGTGTGTCCTTGATTTATATGTCCCATTCCCTACTCTGTCTCTAGCTACCCCAGAGACTTGGCCCACTCCCTACCCCTGACACCCACTAGGCTAGGACTAAATCCTGGTCTACGATTCTATGGGCTTTGCAAGGTTTCAAGGGACCGCGGATTACCCTGCGTTGGGGAGAATCTAGTTTCAACTTGGGGTCCGATCCGACTTCGACGAaatttcggaagaactgaaatGTCGTTTCCATGTGCGGTCGTTCCTTGCCGTGCCTACCGCGCATGGGATGAGTGTTGGGGTTCAAGGACACACTAGGAATTATGGCTGCTCTGTTTGGACGTGACCATCGTCCTCAGGTTGCAGTGGATGTTCAGCTCAAAGCTCCGTCCATCGAACTGATCCCCATTCAGGTTTGTCTCCCTGTGTAATTTTGCTCCATCGACTAACCCTTTAGCAGCAACTAGAATGTGGGGGAGCCCTGTCTCCTCATCGGCACATTGCAGGGGTTTCGAAGGGCTTCCTAATTCATGTAAAACAGCACCCTAGGTTGATCTTCCATCTAGTGATTTTGACTACTACAAAACCCcgcctttgcattatcgagaaatcagaaatggaatcccggacccttgcaattctcgcgtacgtatacggttggtctagcggtgtgtaagTGTACCACATATTCACGCGCGAGTGTCGTCTGCTAGGAGAAGGGGCCCccttaaatataatattttacataCTTGATAATTAGCTTCTGTTTCAACTAAAGAGAAGAGCAACAAACCTATTGTTGCCAATAGCAATCCTGCTAACAATTTTGAGATTCTGTCtggttttttccattttttcaatTGGTAACAGCGATAAGCATATGCTCCCATCTAGAAATACATATATGcaaattcaaaataaatatattcgaaGTAGATGAATCGAATTACTTACCGGAATCATAACACCCATTCCCAAAGGTACCAATATACTAGTTAGGCTTGTTTTATTGGCTTCCACACCGAAAGCAATTATAAGAACACCAAACATATGGCACAATGATACAACATGAGTTGGTATTTCAGCCATTGCAACGAGCGTTACCCAAAACGCTAATATACTCGAAAAGAAGTCACTGTATTGCAGAACCTTTAAGTAAAATGATTTCATAGAAAGAATTTGTATGATAACTTGGAGAGTAGTTAACACGGTGATTGTTATAAAATGAAGCTATTTACGTACTTCATATTTAGCAACACAATATGTCATTACATGTTGATCGCAAGCATGGTACAGAGACGAAAAAAGCATAGTCGCCATATATACTAATCCTTCTGTATATAATCCGCGCTTAACAGCTAAATATATAGCAGGTATGAAAAAACCATTACTTAAAGTGAGCATCAGTGTTGTCATGAGAAGAGAAGACTCTGGATTTGCACTAGTAGCATCTGTACAGCCCCATCCTTTGTATCCTGTCGAACAAATTTACAATTAACAGATTAGGAAAGTACAAGATCATTTCTATTGTATGTATGATAATCGAACCTTCGAAGCATTTGCAAGTAGTGTAATAAAGAATGTCTCTATGAATTTCTTGGCAAATTCCATGATGACCGCATGGATAGTTTCCAGGAAACACACATTGTCTAGTTCGTATATCCAACGATACTAAAATTTCTTCCATTTCACAATTCACAGGATGTCTGATACGCAAATAATTATCGTTTAATTTGTACAAGTAAGCGAATTAatatttagtccagtcaacgaaaagttgtagagggaaatggaaggaacacaatttttaactttggatctttgtttcgactagttaggaggtaaacatattaaaagtccccactcctaggaggtgggcggggtgcaggggggcacgcagaaggtcccctttctcggttttccgcttatatcttggaaactatgtgtcctagcgataagaccattctatacaaaattaaagctgacaaaatgttccataagattgactgcatacagtttttcgctatctcacatagtttccgagataaccgcgctcaaagttcactttggcattatttgttcgagttagtgtttttgcttcaatttcaatttcaacacttcaatttctttttcagtttccattcccatttttcagtttcaacgtcaatttttcaaattccacttcaatttcaacttcactatTTCAGTTTCCacactcccatttttcagttccaacatcaatttctcaattccaacatcaatttttcaaattccacttcactttcaacttcaatttttcaatttcaacttcactttcaacttcaatttttcattgtcaatatcaatttttcaatttcaacttctttccaatttccacttcaacttttgagtttcaacatcagtttctcaatttcaacatcagtttctcaatttcaacatcaactttccaatttcaacttcaatttttcagtttcaacatcaatttttcaatttcaatttcaaatgcacgtagaaggtcccccttttcggttttccgcttatatatATCAGAAATTATgagtcctagcgataagaccattctatacaaaattaaagatgacaaaatgtgccataagattgactgcatacagttcttcgctatctcgcatagtttccgagagatccgcgctcaaagttcactaattgtgctgaagagttagctagtcaaataaggcaaaaatttctttttcacaattagtgaactttgagcgcggatatctcggaaaccatgcGAGGTAGCGGAAAACTGAATACAATCAATTttatggcacgttttgtcagctttaattttgtatagaattgtcttatcgctaggacgcatagtttccgagatatatgcggaaaaccgaaaaaggggatcttctacgcgcccccctgcactccgctcacctcctaggagaggggacttttagtatgtttacctcctaactagtccaaacaaagtcccaaagttaaaaattgggttcctttcatttccctctacactccccttatgagcattcattgactggactaattacAATTCTCTTTCGTTTCTCAGAGCACAATCTTACCCATTGAAATAACATGTTGCCTGCAAAGCAACATACCAAATATCCGCCTGTGGATATGGTATTAATAGACTTGAATCATGTTTATCATACGATGATGATAAATTCATCGACATCCTCGAATTTTCGCATATAATGTTACCCCTAGATCTATCTGGAACTCGACCGCGTCGTATACAAAGTATAACTTTAACCAATTGCCTTGTCATTACCTAAAATTTATGCAAGAAACATCGTAATTTGATTAACTGACCAATTGTATCCTGAATTTATAATTCGTGCTTACTTTATCCATCTCTAAATGCGCACTAACATCAAGCGTACCACCAATATCTATCAATGGCAATATGTTGAATTGCGTTATTACCGGATGTTTATCTGTTAACATTACCCAGGAAGTTAACCATTCTTTACCCTGAAAAAGATTTGTTAGAGATATTTCACAGTTCattcaatgaaaaatattgagtATTtaacccaacaaaaacattctgtaaacaggagccaagttcttatggccgtaaaaagttgtgagataaaacagaatacggccaagttcgttagcttagaaaaataaaaataaaaattagttaaaaagaacgctatttaatttttaaagagtcacgtggagggctaaattattcaaacttggccgttactttttaaaccaatggccctaaaacgtgttaggtagcggccaagtttgaataatttagccctccacgtgactctttaaaaattaaatagcgttctttttaactaatttttatttttatttttctaagctaacgaacttggccgtattctgttttatctcacaactttttacggccataagaacttggctcctgtttacagaatgtttttgttgggatttcatcaatttttgttgaaatttcatcaattatcaagtaggtatcaaagattaacactctgccggcgaattagaacccaactttacctagattttttttgttataattttagtgtcattttctaccttattgtaatctaccagtttgagctttttgccactacctcgaatggcgctatacgaacgtttgaagagagcagatgattctttccggaatttacacggttccttacgggaaaagcggcatatttcattttctccatacataacctatttcgttttttttttaatacaacccctttaaggtgtcaaatttcaaactttgataattattcctttgagtgtttgttatggtggacctatgtatcaaatttcaagcttgtaggtcaatgggaagtacccaaaaggttttgatgatctgtcagtcagtcagtcagtcagtcagtcagtcagtcagtcagtcagtcagtcagtcagtcagtcagtcagtcagtcagtgacaaatttaacgatttttgaggtcctatatctcggaacctactaatgttggaagattaatgttttgtcaatattgagacatgatagcatttaacaactgtacgaaattacatctctccatctagctccagtgccgagttataagcctctaaaaaacggctaaattgtttcatgtaaaaggaggtagtgcaagaacttggctggtgcactaccgtgcacctagataccTGTAATAAGTAGACACCAGAAAACGTTTGCGAATGCTTGATTCTCGCAAGTTGATATCTTGGAACACATGGATCATCAATACTTTCATCCGACGCGTGAAATTGATTTCTAAAATCAATTCCACTGTACACTGATGCATTATTACTTTTATCTTCACCATGATGGATGTGATGTTTCGTTAAATCTTTCATATGTAACTGAGCTAAAGCCTGAGAAAACGAAGGTGCATCTAAATACTGCCTTACAAAAGACTTTTCTGTTACTCTGACTGGACATTCTAGAAGAAgattaaacaaaattatttatttataactctaTTGCACGAGAAAAATATTCTAATATACGAGCTTTACCTGAAGTTACTACTTTAACATTTACTTCGATGATACTATTCGAAATGATCATCAGATAATAATAGCTATCCTCGTATGGAGAAGATTCTACGAAGGTGTGAGAATCTGACATAgtaaaatttccaatttcacTAGGTTCAGAATGGTTGAAGACAGGTAATGAGCGTCCTTGTAAGGCCATACTTTGAATGCAAGGTTCGTGCGGATTATGAGTTGGGTATACGTAGTTGTACACAGTAAAATTACAACCCCAAACATGAACTCGAAAATTCCAGGTTCCTGATGGTATGTATATTCTGTGGATGGATTTGGAATATTAAATGTTAGTACAAACATACAGTGCCCGAATTTTCCATAAAGCCACCACGTTGTTTGgtaatatcttataattattctGTACTTATGATAAATTTGAGTATGATTTCATTTTAGGCGTACTAaaaacacatatatatatatatatatatattgaaataatagaaataatatttattttaaaaaataaacgtaaatatataattttatataaaataaactgcgaaatttctataaagccacatattttttaaataagtaggttcaaaattaacaataagttctttcctatttctatattaataattaGTAGAACTGCCATTTCTTCGAATAACTTCGAAAATACGATGGGGCATTGACGAAATCAAACTTTGAAGTGTGTCTTCTTGAATAAATGCCCATGCTTCGTTCAACGCTTTCCATAATTCATTAATAGTACTGTATTGCTTGTAATTGCCATAAACTTTCCTTGCGAGTATCCCCCAAAGATTTTCTATTGGGTTTAAATCTGGGGAATGAGCTGACCATGTCCAAACCCTGATATTTTTTTCACCTAACCACTGCTTTGTGTAATTTGATATATGGATGGCAGCGTTATTGTGTTGATAAATGAATATCTTCAATAAATGGTATTAAAATTGTGTCGAATCctgtatatttttctgaattCATTTTAGGAGTAATGCGACAGATTGATGTCTTGGCGTCAACTCTAAATGCAGCCCAGATCGTTAATGTACCACCACCAAAGTTGCCACTCCTTGTTATGTCTTTTTCTTTCCTTCAATCGTGCCAGTAATATTTAAAACCATCTGGCCCGactaaattgaatttcttttcatcagaaaaaataacaaattccCATTCTTTGGACCAGGACATGCGTATTTTTGCAAAATCAAGACGAGCCTGTTTCTGTTCTGCTTTGAGTGCTGGTTTCTGCACCATTTTTGTCCAGGTAAATCTATtggaactttttaaaatttgttgcaCGCGTCTCGTAGTTACTGACAAATCTAATTCAACGCAAAGTTGTGCTGCAGTTCTAAATTCTTTTGATGCAGATCTCATTAACAACGAATGCTGTGTCTTGCTCAGCTTCTGATTTCCTCCTTTGGGGTGGTTTTTGCCATAATCTTTTCCCAAATTGACATAATTATTTACAATGGTACGTgattgattaattttttttgcaattctgcGATTAGAACATCCCATATCCCTATATGCATCAATGGTTGCCTTTTCTCACTGGTCAACAATTGTCCTCGTGTCATTTTACTaatgagaaattaaatatatgtataacatatTACGCAAATCCTTACTTTTCAATTGCAGTTACACTTCTTTTATTGTTCCTAGCTGGACTTATTCGCTCAGAGTCTAACAATAAGCACAAACTAGtggctttatagaaatttcgcactTATATTTCGCTTCGTGCAGCAAAGAATGTAAACACACCCAAGAGGTGAACATTTCCGAGCAGATACTCGTAGATTTATGATTAGTTTCAACTAAATATAATTGTAGATGAAAAAAAGTAGTAAacttaatatttttcaaagaaaataCGTTTATGCTTAATCagttacttaaatgtttaggttttatggaaatttcgggCACTGCAGTAAAGGAAATACAATGCAAGATATAATCTTTACTTGTAGTAAGAAGTAGTTCCTCTTGTTCTCAATGTGTGCTGACAGCCGATAGGAATATTTTCCATATTATTGGTTTGCGTCCATATAGCTACGGAACCTATGCTATAATGGCATTTATGTCCAAGCCCCTAAGGTGAAAAAgaaatgatatgaaatgaatttaaatgaaatcattCTGCAGAACATAGTTCTACCTGTTGTTGAACCTTCTCATCCCAATGAGACAAATAAGCTCCCACAAACCAGTCTCCAGACTCTGGTCCATAGACTGGAATAATCGCAGTAGTTTTTGGTTCAAATGTTGTGATCGCAGAAACTACAATTGTTTGATTACGCTTGGGATACATGTCACTGGGGAATGTATCATTATTTACAGATATCACAGGATAACTGCCCCATTGTAGATATCTAGAAATTATGGTATCGCATTAGAATATATTATACATCCGGAGAAGAAAACATAAGAGTTCCGAGCTATTTACATGTGCACTTTTCTTTCTGGACAATCTTGTCTGTCCATGAATGCAGCAAACTGCCATGTGGCTCTGTGCACTTCTTTTGGGACTGTGTAATGAAACATAGCTATATCCGAGTAACTTTTGAATGAATGTAGCAAGCCTTCTTGGCTTGCTTCTGGCATAGTACATTCCTTGGCTACGAACACAGACAAATCAATGCAGATCGTTTCTATATGTGTGTCAATAATACCGACTCATTCTTCATTAAATATGAGTGTAGAATAAACTAATATTAACTAAAACTACTGTAGTAGTAATAATTTCGTGCGGATAGTACATTCCGAAATAGCTTGTTTTCAAAAGATTTACCTGGGAAAAGTAATAACAGCAACAGAACGTGAAGTTGGAGGATCATTAGGTATCGTCTTGGAAAATAACATATTGGAAGCGTGACAATTTTTTTCGACATTACAGAAAAATTAAAACTACTATCGGCCAGTCTTGCTCCATTCACTTCCCATTAATAATCGATTCTCCTTGCGTTACTATGCTGATCGTACATCCTGTATACACGACAAAATAACTACACTAGCTCGGAATGTTTGCGTGTTTAGTCTACCCCAGTCTACCCGTTTATGTAGGTTCCTTTCGATCAGCTGTAGAGGACAATATATGAATTGCAGTGGTGGGTGGGTATATGGGAAGATGATTTTACCGACGGTATCATGGCTAGGCTAGAcgagatctcgtcggtgctagAGCAATTCAAATGTTTCATTTGAATTTAACAATAATGTACCTGAAATGGACATTTTATACACATTTCGAATATCTAAATcccagaaaaataataatttttagaaacatatacatatattatatatacacaaCTTTTTTAACGCAAATGAGAAgtataccatttttatttgtggctttcagaaataaaaattaaattgtatttaatattaCCTTTATACTATTACATTACTAATGAAATATAATACATaaatgaaatatgaaaattattcatCAAAGTATTCCCAGTAAGCAAAAATGCTCGATTCGGGCCACGGCACATAAGCTTGCGTGGGCTCGTATTCTTCCCTCGGCACAATCCTGGCCGCTCGTTCGAcatggagagtacggcgataatacctggacgccttgtcgagcgagagaggacagagcaCCTTATAGTcgtttttgtgtgtgtgtgtgtgtgtgcgcgcgcgcgagagagagagaatttacATGATTGTATTCTGTAATTCGAGCAGAttgaataattttatacatCACCTTCCTGTACCTATGTTCCTaatccaaaataaatttatttgtccagcatatcctgttattccctAACGTAATGGctacaattttcgaaatttaatgTATCGCAGTTTGTAGATGTCTGAACACTGTTTAACTTTTGtcccaaacatttttttaaacaaaattgttttatttgtttttattaggCTAAAAGAGCTTAgcgaataaaatttattttctgcaaTTATTTCTGCATTATTTtctgcaattaaaaaaaaatgcgtaggatgaaaactttgaaacaaaataattttatataaatatatttttgtttatattattttattgtaattttccgGCCAAATACTCTACTGTGGGCCGTGCAGACACAATAGGACGCAGCATCTTTGGAGTGTCATTTTTACttaaattagctataaaatttcaaaccGGACGAATCCGGAACCAATTCTTTTTGCACTGCGATCGCAAACCTTTGCCAAATGTAACGAGACGAGAAAAAACATCGGGGCTCATCCGGAAGTATAACAAAACCATAGGCGAAAATAATGTTTCCAAATTATTggttattttcaaatattaataactatacaaCAGAAAAATTTCTACAACGAAAACATTTACACGATTTCCCTAAAATACCTGGTAATCAGTAATAAGCGAACGATGTTTCAGAGGAGCGAAAAATGTGCTATAAAATCTCTTAATTATTAACTCTCGATGAAATATGCTGCTTcatgaattttaaaattaaaaaagaatgctGATACACATTGTTCCTCAGACATTCAACTATCTCGAACAACAAAATTTGTACAGCTTgcgcaaaatttttgaaatcgacttttggccagATTTTTCgtgcaaataccccactgtgcgacgttcgGCCAGTATAATGCCCGTTAGGTGGCCTCCGCACGCTGGGCTCGATTTTTGCTACGACAGGCCTGGTTGACTaggttattttaaaaattaaaacttaTTATTAGCACCGATCCGACATCATTTTGACCATCGAAATGGCAAAAAATGTAACTCGGAAAACATGTAAAGTTTAATTTTCTATTGACTCTAAGGTCTAGATACAGGCAAAAAAGAATGTTAAATCGCACCTGATATAActtcaatattttatattcttatttatgaaacatatatatatatatatgtatatatatatacacatatatatatacacatatatatatatatatattcgtcgatgctgtaacgtggaaaatagcaaaaatacgcGCTGTGCATTACACGGTAGTAACAGTAAATTGGCAACTATGCGacgaatattttcgaatgtgttTTGGCAACTACGCAATCGATATCTGAAATTATACGTAATTTCTAAACTCACCACTCTAAATTGTAGAGGGCATACGAAAACCTCTGGTTTTTTTGCACAGTCGGTAATTCATAGCGTGGACATGAAGTCCCATAagatgataggtctatccttatatctcgtcggtggtactacatacatacagacagtggcgcacccagggggggagccagggggccaagtccccccccaagaaaaaaatgttcagcttccaaaattaaaatcgcggaatagccctgggtaccgttgatagatattttggcttaaaaaaaaggtcatcacgcaaaacctaggcctgggttcaactcggcccccccccccaagattacatcctgggtgcgccactgcatacagatttcaaaattttttcaattgtacatataaaagaaagcattcatacttcgcttcccgactgaaactcccacatgttacaattcattttatttattatataataaagaatgtttacaatgtctatttagaacgaaccatgtgatttatttcattaagtacgtatatgtacacgagtacgatacgatacgcggcaataacctaaaacctgcgaaatgtcatgtcatctcatctgtcatcgttgcgtccccatcgcgcacgcgcaatatgtctcccatttgccccactcaatcctaaagcgatggaataggatagtggaaggggaaaaggaggagagtacctGAGAGTACCTGGTTGCAATCTTAcaaccatctggcagcactgtcCAGGATCGTCCCATTTGTTATTGGCGATTGTTGGCGATGTAAACACGTGCCACCCCTTTTAACTGGGAAGTCCA contains:
- the LOC143214835 gene encoding post-GPI attachment to proteins factor 6 yields the protein MSKKIVTLPICYFPRRYLMILQLHVLLLLLLFPAKECTMPEASQEGLLHSFKSYSDIAMFHYTVPKEVHRATWQFAAFMDRQDCPERKVHIYLQWGSYPVISVNNDTFPSDMYPKRNQTIVVSAITTFEPKTTAIIPVYGPESGDWFVGAYLSHWDEKVQQQGLGHKCHYSIGSVAIWTQTNNMENIPIGCQHTLRTRGTTSYYKIYIPSGTWNFRVHVWGCNFTVYNYVYPTHNPHEPCIQSMALQGRSLPVFNHSEPSEIGNFTMSDSHTFVESSPYEDSYYYLMIISNSIIEVNVKVVTSECPVRVTEKSFVRQYLDAPSFSQALAQLHMKDLTKHHIHHGEDKSNNASVYSGIDFRNQFHASDESIDDPCVPRYQLARIKHSQTFSGVYLLQGKEWLTSWVMLTDKHPVITQFNILPLIDIGGTLDVSAHLEMDKVMTRQLVKVILCIRRGRVPDRSRGNIICENSRMSMNLSSSYDKHDSSLLIPYPQADIWYVALQATCYFNGHPVNCEMEEILVSLDIRTRQCVFPGNYPCGHHGICQEIHRDILYYTTCKCFEGYKGWGCTDATSANPESSLLMTTLMLTLSNGFFIPAIYLAVKRGLYTEGLVYMATMLFSSLYHACDQHVMTYCVAKYEVLQYSDFFSSILAFWVTLVAMAEIPTHVVSLCHMFGVLIIAFGVEANKTSLTSILVPLGMGVMIPMGAYAYRCYQLKKWKKPDRISKLLAGLLLATIGLLLFSLVETEANYQYVHSAWHMIIAISLIFLLPPSPMEPASSSGTSSFSDDSELLDYKFAHDSPIFTVTSGQENLVIASN